From the bacterium genome, the window AGCAGATTTAGGCTGCAGGCTAAAAACTGCCATTATCGCCTTTCTCCAAGGTTGTGAGAACGGTAAAAATCGCCTAAAGGCAGGGCATGGATAAGATTCTCATCATCGATTTCGGCTCCCAGTTCACCCAGCTCATTGCGCGCCGGGTGCGCGAACAGGGCGTCTATGCGGAAATTCTGCCCTGCACGGCGGGTTTTGACCGCATGCGTGATTTTGGTGCGAACGGCATCATCCTGAGCGGCGGCCCAGCCTCGGTACATGAGGGTGGCTCTCCCCAGCTTCCCGG encodes:
- a CDS encoding GMP synthase (glutamine-hydrolyzing), producing the protein MDKILIIDFGSQFTQLIARRVREQGVYAEILPCTAGFDRMRDFGANGIILSGGPASVHEGGSPQLPGDIFSLNLPILAICYGMQLICQALGGKVEPAHSREFG